The genomic interval TCCGCGAGCAGCCGCTCCAGCTCGGCAGCCTCGGCGGCGTAATCCTCGGGCGGGGAGAGCGCGGGCCAGAGGTGCGCGAGGTCGGCGTAGAGGCGGGGGGTGGTCACTCGGCGTAGAGCTCGGCCAGCGGGAGCTCCAGCGGGAGGCAGCGGATCGTCGCGACGGCGTCGAGGCCGCGGGAGAAGGCGAGGTTCCAGGTGCCGTCGTCCTGGCGGAGGAAGCTCTGGACGTCGGGCTCGTGCCGGCTGACGAGGATGTACTCCTCGAAGGTCGGGATCTGGCGGTAGAGGTCGAACTTCTCGCCGCGGTCGTGGGCCTCGGTGCTGTCGCTGAGGACCTCGATCACCACCCGGGCGTTGGTCACGGCGCGTCCGTCCGCGTCGCCGCCCGCGAATTGCAAGGGGCCGCAGACGACCGTGTTGTCGGGGTGGACGTAGCGGTCGGCCGCCTCGATGGCGAGGTGCAACTCGCTCGTGAACGCGGAGCAGGGGGTGCCCCGGAGGCCGGCAAAGAGGAGGCCCTGGAGCCGGCTGGCCAACCGGGCGTGCCTCGCCGTGCCGCCGCTCATCGCCACGACTTCGCCGGCGCGAAACTCGTATCGGCCCTCCTGCTTTTCCGCGAAGGCGAAGAACTCGGCGGGGGTCATCCGCGGGAGGTCGGTGCGCTGCGCTTCCATGGGTGGACCCTAATCGGCTTGCACCTCCACCCGGTGGGTGTGCGCTCGCCCGGGTGCGTCGCCGGGCAGGGGCTCCTGGCGGAGCGTGGCGGACCGGCCGTCTGCGGAGACCGCGTAGCCGGGCGGCCCGCCGGTGAAGGGGTCGTCGGGCACGGGCGGGTCGACTTCGGCGAGCGTCTCGGGGAAGCGGCCGGCGCGGGCCGCGTGCTCCCGCAGCGCTTCGGCCCCCTGCAGGGCGGCCATCCGGCGGTCGAGGTCGGCCGCGGCGGCGAGGGCGGGCAGGGGCGAGGCGATTAACGGCAGAAGGAGCCGCTCGGGAAGGCCCGGCCCCGGCACGCGCGGCGGCTGCGCCCGCAGCACGTGGTACGGCACCAGCGTGTCCGCCCACGCCTCCCCGCGCAGCCGGTCCCACTCCGCCAGCACGCCCTCGATCAGCCGCCGCGCCCGCGGCTGGACGCCGGGCGGCGCGACCGCCTCGAAAGCCGGCCCGAACGCGGCGAGCGCCGCCTCCGCCGCGGGCGGCAGCGGCGGCAGCGGCTCGTCCGGCTTCTCGGGGTCCGGCTCGAAGCCGACCGCCAGCGCCAGCACCAACCGGTGAAGCAGCTCGTCCCAGTCGGCGTTCGCCAGCTCCCCGGGAGCGTCCACCGCGTCGCGGGCCTGCTGGATCAGCGGGTCGTTCAGCGCCGGGCGGGCCAGCTGCGTCCAGGCGGCGGGCAGCACGTCGATCCGCTGGTGCGTGAGGTCGGCGAGGGTGGCGTGGAGGTGGGGGAGGCCGGGCTCCTCCGCGAGGGCCTCCAGCGCCTGCACCACCCGCTGCTGCACGGCGAGGCCCACGAGCACGCGGGTGAGGCCTTGGGCCTCCCCCAGGCGGTGGCCCAGCCGCACCGCCGCCCGCAGCGGCGGCGTGGCGGCCGACCAGCCCGCTTCCCGCCCGCGGCGGACGCCCTCGGCGGCGAGCAGGCGGCCCAGCGTGCGCAGCGGCTCCAGGTCCGGGTCGGGTCGGTCCGCGAGCGGGTCCGCGGGGTGGGCGAAGCCGGTGAGCTCCAGCGCCTCCGCCGCCTCGTCCAGCGCCCGCGGACCCAGCGGCCCCTCCCCCTCGGGCCGCTCCACCCACGCGTCCACCGCGGCGCGATCCGCGGCCCGGACCCGCTCCAGGGTGGGGCCCAATGCCGCCGCCGCGTCGCCCTCCCGCAGCTCCCACGGCGGGGTGCGGAGGAGCAGTTCGGGCGGAGCGGCGGCGGCGGGGAGGGCGAGCAGGAGGCAGAGGAGCGCGAGCCGCACGGGGGAAGGTAGAGGGGAAGGGGGCATCCGCTGCGTGGATCGAGAGACGGAGAGACGGAGAGACGGAGAGACGGAGGCGGGCAGTCGCGCCATCGCTCTGCTCGGCGGTCCGGTTTCTCTGGTCGGCGCAGCCGATGCCCCGCCCGTCTTCGTCTCTTCGTCTCTCACCCAGCCACGGCCCATCCCGCAGCACCGACCTTCGCGGACGATGCAGCCGCAAGCGGGATCGCCCTCCCCCGCGTCGCTCCGTCTCTCGGTCGGCCCAGCCGACGCCCCCCCTCACACGTCCTCGCGGATCCCGCTCTCCTGCCCGCCGCCGTCGACGTCGTGCTCGATCACGGCTTCCGCGACCGCGGCGGCTTGGTCGTTGATCTCGGTCGCGGCGTCGCGTGGGGCGTAGCCCAGCAGCTCGCGGGTCTCGGTGATGTCCAGGCGGTTGAAGCGGTTGTTGCCGTTGCCGTGGACGACGGCGAAGCGGAGGCGGCGGTCCTCGACGCACAGCGCGAGCAGCTCGCAGAGGTCGCGGTCGGAGACGAAGGAGTCCAGCAGCTTCAGCCCGCCGTCGCCCTCCGCCAACTCCCGCGGCTGGTAGGCGCAGATGCGGACGGCGATCACCGAGAGGCCCTCCTGCTCGGCCATGTAGCGGCCCATCGCCTCGTCGAAGCACTTGCTGACGCCGTAGAGGTCGCCGGGGTTCACCGGGTCGTCGGCCTGCACCTGCCGGCCGGCGGGGTAGCCGCTCACCGCGTGGATGCTGCTCGCCTGCACGACGCGCTGCATGCCCGCGCGCTTCGCCGCGACCATCAGGTTGTACGTGCCCTCGATGTTCACCCGCTCCAGCACCGGCCACGTGGCCGAGGGGCTCGGTTCGCCAGCGAGGTGCACGGCGGCGACGCAGCCGGCGCAGGCGGCGTCGAGCGTCTCGGGCTTGGTGAGGTCGGCCTCGACCACCTCGCCGAAGCGGGAAAGATCCCGCTCCGCCGCCTCGCTCTCGTGGAAGACCATCAGCCGCAGGTCGAAGCGGTCGCGGTGGAACGCGGCGAAGTCGCCGCCGATCGTGCCGCCCGCGCCGGTCACCAGCACCCTGGGGCGGTCGGGCAGCGGGTCCAGGGGCTTGTCGAAGAGGGTGAAGGAGTCGGCCATGCGGGACGGTAGAGGGCTCAGAGAGCAGGAGACGGAGAGACGGAGAGACGAAGAGACGGGGAGGCGGAGAGACGGAGAGACGGACAGACGGAGAGGCGGAGAGACGGGGAGGCGGGGGGATGGAGAGATGGAGAGATGGAGAGATGGAGAGATGGGGAGATGGGGAGAGGCAGACGCGGCGGCTGCGCCGACCGCTTCTTTCTCTTGCTCGCCGTCTTCGTCTCTTCGTCTCTCACCCAGCACCCACCCGGCCCGCGGCCGCGGCCTCCGCGGACGATGCAGCCGCACGCCGCGGCACCCCGTCGCTGCGTCGCTTCGTCTCTAGAAGAAGAAGCCCGGCCGGAGGCCGATCCTCGTACCTTCCCCCCATGTTCACCGGTCTCATCCAGCACGTCGGCCACGTCCGGTCCGCGGACCGCGACCCCGCGGGGCTCCGACTCGTGGTGGTCCGCGGGGGGTGGACGCCCGCCGCCGATCCGGTCCGCGGCGACTCGGTGGCGGTGTCGGGCGTCTGCCTGACGGTGGAGGAGGCGACGCCGGAGACGCTGACGTTCCGCGTCATCGGCCAGACGCTCGCGGTGACGAAGCTGGGGAGGCTCGGACCCGGCGACCGGGTGAACCTGGAGTGTGCGGTCACCGCCAGCCAGCCGCTGGGCGGCCACTTCGTGCAGGGCCACGCCGATGGGCTCGGCGAGGTCGCGGCGATCCAGACGGACGCGGGCGATTGGCGCGTGCGGGTGGACGTGCCCGGCGGCTTCGCCCGGCACCTCGTCGACCGGGGCAGCGTCGCCGTCGATGGCGTCAGCCTCACGCTGGCGGAGGTGCACGACGGACCGGCTGGCTTTACCGTCTGCCTCATCCCCGAGACGCTGGAGATGACCACGCTCGGGAGCCTCGCCGTCGGCGACCCGGTCCATCTCGAGGCCGACGTGCTGGTGAAGGCGGTGAACGCCCGCGTCGAGGCGATGCTCGGTGGGCAGAAGCAGGAGCGGCCGGTGACCCGGGGGATGCTGCTGGATGCAGGGTTCGCGTCGTCCGCAGGTTCCCCGAGCGGAGCGATGAGCGGCGCGGGCCGAGATCGCGGATGAGCCCCCCCCCCCAGCGGCAACGCTCACGCTCGGGAAACATCTCGCCGTTAGCGTCCGGGCATGACCGCCACCTACCACGACACCGTGCTCGACGTCTACCGCAAGGCCGCGGAGGCGCCGGCCGAGAGCTTGTGCTGCGTGGCGATGCCGCCGCAGCACCTGCCCGGGCTGCACATCCCCTCGATCATGCACGAGATGAACTACGGCTGCGGCAGCACCGTGCACTCGGCGGACATGCGGAAGGGCCAGAAGGTCGCCTACGTGGGCGTCGGCGGCGGCATCGAGGCCCTGCAGCTGGCGTACTACACCCGCTCGCCCGGCGGCGTGATCGCGGTGGACCCGGTCGCGGAGATGCGCGAGGCGGCTCGGAAGAACCTCGACATCGCGGCCGAGACCAACGACTGGTTCGACCCGTCCTTCGTCGACATCCGCGACGGCGACGCGCTGGACCTGCCGCTGGACGACGCCGAGGTGCACCTCGCGGCGCAGAACTGCCTCTTCAACATCTTCAAGAGCTCCCCCGATGCCGCGGGCGGCGGCGATCTGGAGAAGGCGATGGCGGAGATGCACCGCATCCTCAAGCCCGCCGGCGTGCTGGTCATGAGCGACCCGATCGCGCCGCGGCCGATCCCGCAGCACCTCCGAGAGGACGAGCGTCTCCGCGCCGAGTGCCTCTCGGGCTGCCTCTCCTACGAGGACTACGTGCGGTCGATCGTCGACGCCGGCTTCGGCCAGCTGGAGATCCGCTCGCGGCGGCCGTACCGCCTGCTCGATGCCGCCGGCCACGGCATGGAGGAGGACCTGCTGCTGGAGACGATCGAGGTCGCCGCGTACAAGACCCCCGTGGCGGAGGACGGCGCGTGCGTCTTCACCGGCCGCACCGCGCTGTGGAGCGGCGAGGGCGAGCGCTTCGACGACGGCCGCGGGCACGTCCTGCAGAAGGGTCTGCCCCTGCCGGTCTGCGACAAGACCGCCGCCGCGCTGGCGAGCACGCCGGGTGTCACCATCACCGACCCCACCTGGCACTTCGCCGGCGGCGGTTGCTGCTGAAGCGGAAGCCGATGCGAGGCTGAGCCGGTGCGGGCAGCGCTACGCTGAACCACGGAGAGGGAAGAGACCGAAGAAGACACAGCCGGAAGCAAGAATGGGAAGGGCCTCAGGTCAGCGAGATCCGCGGATCGTCGGCCCGCTCGCCGAATCTCCTCGACGGCCCGCCGATCGGTCCTCTGGCGGGCGGGCGGGGCGCTTCTGGGCGCCAGTGCGAGGACCGCAAGCTGCCGGTGCTCCTGCTCCTGCTCCTCGCTGCTCTGTGTGCTCTTCCCTTTCTTCTCTCTCTGTGATTCAGCG from Phycisphaera mikurensis NBRC 102666 carries:
- a CDS encoding Uma2 family endonuclease, which codes for MEAQRTDLPRMTPAEFFAFAEKQEGRYEFRAGEVVAMSGGTARHARLASRLQGLLFAGLRGTPCSAFTSELHLAIEAADRYVHPDNTVVCGPLQFAGGDADGRAVTNARVVIEVLSDSTEAHDRGEKFDLYRQIPTFEEYILVSRHEPDVQSFLRQDDGTWNLAFSRGLDAVATIRCLPLELPLAELYAE
- a CDS encoding NAD-dependent epimerase/dehydratase family protein — its product is MADSFTLFDKPLDPLPDRPRVLVTGAGGTIGGDFAAFHRDRFDLRLMVFHESEAAERDLSRFGEVVEADLTKPETLDAACAGCVAAVHLAGEPSPSATWPVLERVNIEGTYNLMVAAKRAGMQRVVQASSIHAVSGYPAGRQVQADDPVNPGDLYGVSKCFDEAMGRYMAEQEGLSVIAVRICAYQPRELAEGDGGLKLLDSFVSDRDLCELLALCVEDRRLRFAVVHGNGNNRFNRLDITETRELLGYAPRDAATEINDQAAAVAEAVIEHDVDGGGQESGIREDV
- a CDS encoding riboflavin synthase, whose protein sequence is MFTGLIQHVGHVRSADRDPAGLRLVVVRGGWTPAADPVRGDSVAVSGVCLTVEEATPETLTFRVIGQTLAVTKLGRLGPGDRVNLECAVTASQPLGGHFVQGHADGLGEVAAIQTDAGDWRVRVDVPGGFARHLVDRGSVAVDGVSLTLAEVHDGPAGFTVCLIPETLEMTTLGSLAVGDPVHLEADVLVKAVNARVEAMLGGQKQERPVTRGMLLDAGFASSAGSPSGAMSGAGRDRG
- the arsM gene encoding arsenosugar biosynthesis arsenite methyltransferase ArsM — protein: MTATYHDTVLDVYRKAAEAPAESLCCVAMPPQHLPGLHIPSIMHEMNYGCGSTVHSADMRKGQKVAYVGVGGGIEALQLAYYTRSPGGVIAVDPVAEMREAARKNLDIAAETNDWFDPSFVDIRDGDALDLPLDDAEVHLAAQNCLFNIFKSSPDAAGGGDLEKAMAEMHRILKPAGVLVMSDPIAPRPIPQHLREDERLRAECLSGCLSYEDYVRSIVDAGFGQLEIRSRRPYRLLDAAGHGMEEDLLLETIEVAAYKTPVAEDGACVFTGRTALWSGEGERFDDGRGHVLQKGLPLPVCDKTAAALASTPGVTITDPTWHFAGGGCC